A genomic region of Candidatus Kapaibacterium sp. contains the following coding sequences:
- the topA gene encoding type I DNA topoisomerase, producing MAKTAENKVKSLVIVESPSKAKTIEKILGSDFLVTSSVGHIRDLPKKDMGIDIENGFKPTYEVSQDKQKVVTELKKLAKNAETVWLATDEDREGEAIAWHLFETLKLSDKKTKRIVFHEITKTAILNSIENPRSLDKNLIDAQQARRVLDRLVGYELSPVLWRKVQKGLSAGRVQSVTVRVIVEREREIDAFESEPNYRVVGDFISAEGKNFRAELKQRFENFDKTKAFLEKIRNSGFKITDVVVKPSKRTPSAPFTTSTLQQEASRKLSFSVKQTMVVAQKLYENGFITYMRTDSLNLADSALEQAKSVISAEYGSKYSHLRHYKTKSSSAQEAHEAIRPTDLSKSEIKGDSNMMRLYDLIYKRTLASQMADAVLERTVANIEISNDNNVFVATGEVIKFDGFLRLYFESTDDENGVDDDSKILPPLTKGQIVDYSSITSRETFKNPPPRYTEASLVKKLEELGIGRPSTYAPTISTIQDRGYVEKKDLEGKQRAYSFFKLTRDALKSEQKTEITGAEKSKLFPTDVGMVVTDFLMKFFTDIVDFNFTAKVESEFDDIAKGKKTWQKMIQGFYGKFHKTIEASQDIKRTDAVENRVLGNDPKTGKPIIARIGRYGPMLQIGESDDEEKPKFAKMPKNSRLDQITLEEALKAFDLPRIIGTDANGVEISAQIGRFGPYLKHDKTFVSIKEEEIHEIALEEAIIRIQAKSDANKANTLKLFPSNESIKVLNGRFGPYITDGKKNARVPKDKIPADLTLEECQELLDKAVAKPKGRGGKKK from the coding sequence ATGGCAAAAACAGCTGAAAATAAAGTTAAATCCTTGGTGATTGTAGAATCACCATCGAAAGCAAAGACAATTGAAAAAATTCTTGGTTCCGATTTCTTAGTTACTTCAAGTGTGGGGCATATCCGAGATTTGCCCAAGAAAGATATGGGTATTGACATCGAAAACGGCTTCAAACCTACTTATGAAGTAAGTCAGGATAAACAAAAAGTTGTTACTGAATTGAAAAAATTGGCAAAAAATGCCGAAACAGTATGGTTAGCGACGGACGAGGACCGTGAAGGTGAGGCTATTGCATGGCATCTTTTCGAGACTTTGAAGCTCAGCGACAAAAAAACGAAACGAATCGTTTTTCATGAAATCACAAAAACTGCCATCCTCAATTCAATCGAAAATCCCCGTTCATTAGACAAAAATTTGATTGATGCTCAGCAAGCGCGTCGAGTGCTCGACCGACTTGTGGGGTATGAACTTTCGCCTGTGTTGTGGCGAAAAGTCCAAAAAGGGCTTTCAGCAGGGCGTGTCCAATCGGTAACTGTTAGAGTAATCGTGGAGCGTGAGCGCGAAATTGATGCATTCGAATCAGAACCAAATTATCGTGTTGTTGGAGATTTCATCTCTGCTGAAGGCAAAAACTTCAGGGCTGAACTCAAACAAAGATTCGAAAATTTTGATAAAACGAAAGCATTTTTAGAGAAAATTCGCAATTCCGGTTTCAAAATAACTGATGTAGTAGTTAAACCTTCAAAACGAACTCCTTCGGCACCTTTCACAACTTCAACTTTGCAACAGGAAGCATCACGAAAATTGAGTTTTTCTGTAAAGCAGACTATGGTGGTTGCACAGAAATTATACGAAAACGGATTCATTACATATATGAGAACTGATTCGCTCAACTTGGCAGACTCTGCTCTCGAACAAGCAAAAAGTGTAATTAGTGCCGAATATGGCAGTAAATACTCGCATCTTCGTCATTACAAGACAAAATCTTCTTCGGCTCAAGAGGCTCACGAAGCAATCCGCCCGACAGATTTGTCAAAATCGGAAATCAAAGGCGATTCAAATATGATGAGGCTGTATGATTTGATTTACAAACGTACTTTAGCATCTCAAATGGCTGATGCTGTGCTTGAACGCACTGTTGCGAATATCGAAATTTCCAACGACAATAATGTTTTTGTTGCGACGGGAGAAGTCATCAAATTTGATGGTTTTTTGAGGCTGTATTTTGAATCCACTGATGATGAAAACGGTGTTGATGACGATTCAAAAATTTTGCCACCTCTCACTAAAGGGCAAATAGTAGATTATTCATCAATTACCTCCCGCGAAACTTTCAAAAATCCTCCACCTCGATATACAGAAGCGAGTTTGGTGAAAAAATTGGAGGAACTCGGAATCGGTCGCCCTTCGACTTATGCACCGACTATTTCGACAATTCAGGACAGAGGATACGTAGAAAAGAAAGATTTAGAGGGTAAACAGCGTGCTTATTCATTCTTCAAATTGACTCGCGATGCTTTGAAATCCGAACAAAAAACTGAAATCACAGGTGCTGAAAAATCGAAGCTGTTTCCGACTGATGTTGGAATGGTTGTAACTGATTTTTTGATGAAATTTTTTACCGATATTGTAGATTTCAATTTTACTGCAAAAGTCGAAAGCGAATTTGACGATATTGCCAAAGGGAAAAAAACTTGGCAAAAGATGATTCAGGGCTTTTATGGCAAATTCCACAAAACAATCGAAGCTTCCCAAGATATTAAACGTACTGATGCTGTCGAGAATCGTGTCTTAGGGAATGACCCGAAAACAGGAAAGCCAATTATTGCCCGAATCGGCAGATACGGACCGATGTTGCAAATTGGCGAATCTGATGATGAGGAGAAACCGAAATTCGCAAAAATGCCTAAAAATTCTCGACTTGACCAAATAACTCTCGAAGAGGCTTTGAAAGCATTTGATTTGCCGCGTATTATTGGAACTGATGCCAACGGCGTTGAGATTTCGGCTCAAATCGGGCGTTTCGGACCTTATCTGAAGCACGACAAAACTTTTGTATCTATCAAAGAGGAAGAGATTCACGAAATTGCGCTTGAAGAAGCAATCATAAGAATCCAAGCTAAATCCGACGCAAATAAAGCGAATACTCTGAAATTATTTCCGTCCAACGAATCTATCAAAGTGCTCAACGGAAGATTTGGTCCTTATATCACTGACGGCAAGAAAAACGCACGTGTCCCGAAAGATAAAATTCCGGCTGATTTGACTCTCGAAGAATGTCAAGAATTGCTTGATAAAGCTGTTGCCAAACCCAAAGGTCGTGGTGGAAAAAAGAAATAG
- a CDS encoding peroxiredoxin: MSLLVGKKAPDFRGKAVIGGNADALTPDNAFVDISIEDYKGKWVVFFFYPEDFTFVCPTEIEDFGIHYEKFKELNCEVIACSTDSHHSHLAWRSSHPSLKNLPYPMLADFTHKTATNYEVLKEETGYALRGLYIISPDGMLAYSVIQTEDVGRNTLEVLRVLEALQSGKKTPCNWNPGEKTLN, encoded by the coding sequence ATGAGTTTACTTGTTGGTAAAAAAGCACCTGATTTCAGAGGTAAAGCAGTAATTGGCGGTAACGCAGATGCGCTTACACCTGACAATGCTTTTGTTGACATATCAATCGAAGATTATAAGGGCAAGTGGGTAGTATTTTTTTTCTACCCGGAAGATTTCACCTTTGTTTGTCCGACTGAAATAGAGGATTTTGGAATTCATTATGAAAAATTCAAAGAATTGAATTGCGAAGTAATAGCATGTTCGACTGACAGCCACCATTCGCACTTAGCTTGGCGTTCATCACATCCGAGCTTGAAGAATCTACCCTATCCGATGCTGGCTGATTTTACTCACAAAACTGCAACTAATTACGAAGTTTTGAAAGAAGAAACAGGCTATGCATTACGTGGCTTGTATATAATTTCCCCTGATGGCATGTTAGCTTATTCGGTCATCCAAACTGAGGATGTCGGACGTAACACGCTCGAAGTACTCAGAGTATTAGAAGCATTGCAAAGCGGTAAAAAGACACCTTGCAATTGGAATCCCGGCGAAAAAACATTAAACTAA
- a CDS encoding DUF3365 domain-containing protein produces the protein MRLSILNIALLSLIVLTSCSKKEEEPIPEPVIKAEQRTYSESEQRYLAIGDSITNLVAEKLKAELMNAISEGGYENAIQFCNINALPFTSNVVDGTGMTIKRVSADYRNPLNKPDDLEDGVLFDYTYDVHVGEAPQPMLIKAEGKLHYFKPIIVQSFCLSCHGTPGKELSADLYAKIKGLYPEDLATRYKAGHLRGAFHLVFGDEGKKE, from the coding sequence ATGCGATTGTCAATTTTAAATATAGCCTTACTATCATTGATAGTTCTAACATCTTGTTCAAAAAAGGAGGAAGAACCAATCCCCGAACCTGTAATCAAGGCAGAACAGCGAACATATTCTGAATCTGAACAACGCTATCTGGCAATTGGCGACAGCATAACAAATTTAGTAGCGGAAAAATTGAAAGCCGAACTGATGAATGCTATCAGCGAAGGCGGATATGAGAATGCGATTCAATTTTGCAATATCAATGCTCTGCCGTTCACATCTAATGTTGTGGACGGCACGGGCATGACGATTAAACGTGTCTCGGCAGATTACCGAAACCCACTGAACAAGCCTGATGATTTGGAAGATGGCGTACTTTTCGATTATACTTACGACGTGCATGTCGGCGAAGCACCTCAGCCAATGCTAATAAAAGCAGAAGGTAAATTGCATTATTTCAAGCCGATAATAGTGCAGAGTTTTTGCTTGAGTTGCCACGGCACTCCCGGCAAAGAATTAAGTGCTGATTTGTATGCAAAGATTAAAGGCTTATATCCCGAAGACTTAGCCACCCGATATAAAGCAGGGCATTTGCGTGGTGCCTTTCATTTAGTTTTTGGGGATGAAGGGAAGAAGGAGTAA
- the uvrC gene encoding excinuclease ABC subunit UvrC has product MSDEKKITEKYPSEEFKSKVSNLPTAPGIYQYFDENEKLIYIGKAKNLRSRVRSYFHLGKIGDAKTNAMLGKIRNVEVILVDSEVEALILEDTLIKKHKPRYNVLLRDDKTYPYIKVTNELYPRLIPTRRVEKDGSKYFGPFTEVRNIKQLMKIIRTLFYIRSCDLNINEISIEKKRHRICLDFHIQKCQGPCEGLVSVDEYRNNVRNATKILQGKTNELEKILVSEMQKFAEEMKFEQAAVMRNKLAILKDYTNNQKIVSADLMDRDIFGLTRTDDLACTLVLKVRDGKLIGKRHYIIKNAIEQTDEQIMQRTIEKWYMESDFIPRELYLPCDVDDIEYMTDWLTELRGKSLDILLPKIGDRRKYVEMANTNAHFMLKEYIMAQEKREQVVPRPVLSLQRDLRLKVAPRRIECFDNSHLQGTDLVSSMVVFVDGKPKKSEYRKYKNVTVLRNDDFEAMREVIRRRYTRAIGEESELPDLIIVDGGKGQLSSAYGILYELGLTEKIQIIGLAKRLEEVFMPGKSESMILPRTSSSLRLIQQLRDEAHRFAITYHRSLRKKRTLHTELQDIKGIGKSTAEKLLKHFGSVTAIKIAGIRDLERIVNSKIALKVMEHFKQEAGKGEE; this is encoded by the coding sequence ATGTCTGACGAAAAGAAAATTACTGAAAAATATCCGAGTGAAGAATTCAAAAGCAAGGTGTCAAATCTACCTACTGCTCCGGGTATTTACCAATATTTTGACGAAAACGAGAAATTGATATATATCGGCAAAGCCAAAAATTTACGGAGTCGAGTGCGTTCATATTTCCATCTCGGCAAAATTGGCGATGCCAAAACTAATGCAATGTTGGGTAAAATTCGCAACGTTGAGGTAATTTTGGTTGACTCGGAAGTTGAGGCTCTGATACTGGAAGACACTCTCATCAAAAAGCACAAACCCAGATACAATGTGCTTTTGCGTGATGACAAAACTTATCCTTATATAAAAGTTACAAATGAGCTATATCCGCGGCTAATCCCTACGCGAAGAGTCGAAAAAGACGGCTCAAAATATTTCGGACCATTCACTGAAGTCCGAAACATCAAACAACTCATGAAAATCATCCGGACTTTATTTTACATTCGTAGTTGCGATTTGAATATCAACGAAATAAGCATCGAAAAAAAACGCCACCGAATTTGCCTTGATTTTCATATCCAAAAATGCCAAGGACCCTGCGAAGGGCTCGTGAGTGTAGATGAATATCGCAATAATGTCCGAAATGCGACCAAAATTTTGCAAGGAAAAACTAACGAACTTGAAAAAATTCTCGTATCGGAAATGCAAAAATTTGCCGAAGAAATGAAATTCGAGCAAGCTGCTGTGATGCGAAATAAATTGGCTATTTTGAAAGATTACACAAATAATCAAAAAATTGTTTCAGCCGATTTGATGGACCGTGACATTTTCGGTCTGACTCGGACTGATGATTTGGCATGCACATTAGTTTTGAAGGTTCGCGACGGCAAATTAATCGGCAAACGCCATTATATAATCAAAAACGCAATCGAACAAACTGACGAGCAAATCATGCAACGCACGATTGAAAAATGGTACATGGAATCCGATTTCATTCCGCGGGAATTGTATTTGCCCTGCGATGTTGATGATATTGAGTATATGACTGATTGGCTTACAGAATTGCGAGGGAAATCTCTCGACATTTTGCTGCCGAAAATCGGCGACAGGCGAAAATATGTCGAAATGGCGAATACCAATGCACATTTCATGCTGAAAGAATATATCATGGCTCAAGAAAAACGCGAGCAAGTTGTGCCGCGCCCGGTACTTTCTTTACAACGTGATTTAAGGCTCAAAGTAGCACCACGCCGAATTGAATGCTTCGATAATTCACACCTTCAAGGAACGGATTTAGTCTCTTCGATGGTTGTTTTCGTGGACGGCAAGCCCAAAAAATCCGAATATCGCAAATATAAGAATGTAACTGTTTTGCGAAATGACGACTTTGAAGCTATGCGTGAAGTCATAAGAAGGCGATACACACGGGCAATCGGCGAAGAGAGCGAACTGCCCGATTTGATAATCGTTGATGGTGGCAAAGGGCAGCTTTCATCAGCATATGGCATTTTGTATGAACTTGGACTCACCGAAAAAATTCAAATTATCGGTTTGGCAAAAAGGCTCGAAGAGGTTTTCATGCCCGGCAAAAGTGAATCAATGATATTGCCCCGAACTTCGAGCAGCCTACGACTAATCCAACAACTTCGCGACGAAGCCCATAGATTTGCCATAACTTATCACCGTTCATTACGCAAAAAACGCACTCTACATACTGAGCTACAAGACATCAAGGGGATAGGCAAATCAACTGCAGAAAAATTGCTCAAACATTTCGGCTCCGTAACTGCTATCAAAATTGCCGGAATTCGAGATTTGGAACGAATTGTCAATTCAAAAATCGCACTCAAAGTTATGGAACATTTTAAGCAGGAAGCAGGGAAGGGAGAGGAGTAG